From one Lactiplantibacillus paraplantarum genomic stretch:
- a CDS encoding YbaB/EbfC family nucleoid-associated protein, which yields MMRGMGNMQSMMKQMKKMQAQMTAEQAALNEQTFTGAAPDDMVKVTFTGDKKMKDITINPDAVDPDDVDMLQDLVVAAVNDALTKVDEQTQSTMGKYTKGLQ from the coding sequence ATGATGCGTGGAATGGGCAATATGCAAAGTATGATGAAACAAATGAAGAAGATGCAGGCACAAATGACAGCCGAACAAGCGGCTTTAAATGAACAAACCTTCACGGGGGCGGCCCCAGATGACATGGTCAAAGTCACCTTTACTGGCGATAAAAAGATGAAGGACATCACGATTAATCCTGATGCCGTTGATCCTGATGATGTGGATATGTTACAGGACTTAGTCGTTGCTGCCGTGAATGACGCGTTGACTAAGGTCGATGAACAGACACAGAGTACGATGGGGAAATATACTAAGGGATTACAGTAA